One window of the Candidatus Binatia bacterium genome contains the following:
- a CDS encoding SGNH/GDSL hydrolase family protein, translating into MTVVLISGGVAVLVIGFVSLVVLLYQGRRTPHGRPQFVALGSSFAAGIGLGPRVPRSPHACMQSINGYPQQLARLLGLSLVDVSCSGAAAKHVLHGAQYFQRPQLDALEASTELVTLTIGGNDVRYVGDLSMLAARRERSLSGWLLGKFWNGPKPVEERDFSRLQADIRSILNEIQQRSPRARIVVATYPTIVPAQEVCPKLGLTEEEAALMRDVGLQLAETTRAAAREAGALVLDLERLSAPHHACAARPWVNGWKQAAGTQFHPTMDGAKATAEEIARILGSSTDADPVAFEKDVK; encoded by the coding sequence ATGACCGTAGTGCTGATCAGCGGCGGCGTGGCGGTGCTCGTCATCGGCTTCGTGAGTCTCGTCGTACTCCTCTACCAGGGACGCCGGACGCCCCATGGGCGACCGCAGTTCGTCGCGCTGGGAAGCTCGTTTGCCGCCGGGATCGGGCTCGGGCCACGGGTACCGCGTAGTCCGCATGCGTGTATGCAGAGCATCAACGGCTATCCCCAGCAGCTCGCGCGCCTGTTGGGGCTGTCTCTCGTCGACGTGAGTTGCTCGGGCGCAGCCGCGAAGCATGTCCTGCACGGCGCACAGTATTTCCAGAGGCCCCAGCTCGACGCCCTCGAAGCGAGTACGGAACTCGTCACCCTGACGATTGGGGGAAACGACGTCCGCTACGTCGGTGATCTGTCGATGCTGGCCGCGCGGCGCGAGCGATCCTTGAGCGGATGGTTGCTCGGCAAGTTCTGGAACGGGCCGAAGCCCGTCGAGGAACGGGACTTCTCCAGACTCCAGGCGGACATCCGAAGCATCCTGAACGAAATCCAGCAGCGCTCCCCGCGCGCCCGCATCGTCGTTGCCACGTACCCGACGATCGTTCCGGCGCAAGAGGTTTGCCCGAAGCTTGGTCTGACGGAAGAGGAGGCAGCGCTCATGCGCGACGTGGGTCTTCAGCTGGCCGAGACGACCCGGGCCGCCGCACGTGAGGCCGGCGCCCTCGTCCTCGACCTGGAACGGTTGTCGGCTCCGCATCACGCCTGCGCTGCCCGTCCTTGGGTGAATGGCTGGAAGCAGGCCGCGGGCACGCAGTTTCACCCGACGATGGACGGGGCGAAGGCCACCGCAGAAGAGATCGCGCGAATCCTGGGGAGCTCGACGGACGCCGATCCGGTGGCTTTCGAGAAGGACGTAAAGTGA
- a CDS encoding amidohydrolase family protein: MTDLATLATPLRRDLPMPIDRVVHREGLQLPPGTVVVSADSHWEIAEDIFVERLPAKFRDMAPRIWTDNVVQFGFSDGKGNVIDPMTSEMKKIWERSTEVEGIHDLNLRIRDMDAEGIAKEINFPSFGLGFSALPDLELREAIFRVYDEALAEMQATAAGRSYGVAVISNWWDATQARSAVQHIVDLGFKAMILPVRAGLHADGKPVVYSEPELDPLWEAIEASGLPLCFHIGEGARFSGRGGWGIAAMTSFSPFVPVLAQLIFGGILERFPKLKIVFAEGGIGWVPAALQDAELVFDSFTGLHNYFPKLRPTEYWSRNCHATFQNDALGLRLLDHIGVDNVMWAVDYPHAEGSWGMSEASMRTVLDSVPPDAARKILGGNALRVFNL, encoded by the coding sequence ATGACGGACCTTGCAACGCTCGCGACCCCCTTGCGCAGAGATCTTCCGATGCCAATCGACCGAGTCGTGCATCGAGAGGGATTGCAGCTTCCGCCCGGAACGGTAGTCGTTTCCGCCGACAGTCACTGGGAAATCGCCGAAGACATTTTCGTCGAGCGCCTTCCCGCCAAGTTTCGCGACATGGCGCCGCGCATCTGGACGGACAACGTCGTGCAGTTCGGCTTCTCTGACGGCAAGGGTAACGTCATCGACCCCATGACCAGCGAGATGAAAAAAATCTGGGAGCGAAGCACGGAGGTCGAGGGCATTCATGACCTGAACCTCCGCATCCGGGACATGGACGCAGAAGGGATCGCGAAAGAGATCAACTTCCCGAGTTTCGGGTTGGGGTTCTCCGCACTGCCCGACCTCGAGCTCCGTGAAGCCATCTTCCGGGTCTACGATGAAGCACTGGCCGAGATGCAGGCAACGGCGGCCGGCCGCTCCTACGGCGTCGCCGTCATCTCGAACTGGTGGGATGCCACGCAGGCACGGAGCGCGGTGCAGCACATCGTCGATCTCGGCTTCAAAGCGATGATCCTGCCGGTCCGGGCTGGTCTACACGCGGACGGAAAGCCCGTCGTCTATTCCGAGCCGGAACTAGACCCGCTCTGGGAAGCGATCGAGGCGTCCGGCCTTCCCCTCTGCTTCCACATCGGCGAAGGGGCGAGGTTCAGCGGCCGCGGCGGCTGGGGCATCGCGGCGATGACTTCCTTCTCACCATTCGTGCCCGTCCTCGCCCAACTGATCTTCGGCGGCATCCTCGAGCGGTTTCCCAAGCTCAAGATCGTCTTCGCCGAGGGCGGAATCGGATGGGTTCCGGCCGCACTTCAAGACGCGGAGTTGGTTTTCGACAGCTTCACGGGACTGCACAACTACTTCCCGAAGCTCCGCCCGACGGAGTATTGGTCGCGGAACTGCCATGCAACGTTCCAGAACGACGCGCTCGGCCTGAGACTGCTCGACCACATTGGAGTCGACAACGTCATGTGGGCCGTGGACTATCCGCACGCCGAAGGAAGTTGGGGCATGAGCGAAGCTTCGATGAGGACGGTTCTGGACAGCGTTCCGCCGGACGCGGCACGAAAGATCCTCGGCGGAAACGCACTCCGCGTCTTCAACCTGTGA
- a CDS encoding alpha/beta hydrolase domain-containing protein → MNKIGWAAMAAACVLVAGISACSDATLSPVQPEPSAAVPDLSDALPEPNPVQMFGNYPLASVGYSISEFFISGAASSYSSSRPLGSDGKWSVVPDATAPYKTRLVVVQPVDRNDFSGTVIVEWFNVTSGLDQAVDWLYTHREIIREGHAYVGVSAQAVGVNQLLESDPARYGSLGHPGDSYSYDMYSQAGMAVREWSATLLPGLQVRSLIADGESQSAGRLTTYVNALAPLVNVYDGYLIHSRGGGSPAVSVAPEADVPAPETVFIRDDLTVPVLTLQTETDVLGISGFLPARQPDNPSHRLWEVAGTAHVDIYVAQQAGDDTGTIESDVAQFSSMTSPSTGFTVDLGGSPLTLECPPGLNAGQQHYVMLAALHTLIEWVETGEQPGSMPRLEVDSTTTPPSFGIDENGNVKGGVRTPAVDAPVATLSGLPAADAAGFCVFFGQTVPLTQERLTALYPTQDEFVRKWRQAAADAQAAGYLLPVDAARLAEVVSGTQ, encoded by the coding sequence ATGAACAAGATCGGCTGGGCGGCCATGGCCGCCGCGTGTGTGCTCGTCGCGGGAATCAGTGCATGCTCCGATGCCACGCTGTCACCCGTACAGCCCGAGCCATCGGCGGCTGTTCCGGATCTCAGCGATGCCCTCCCGGAGCCCAACCCGGTGCAGATGTTCGGGAACTATCCGCTGGCTTCGGTCGGCTATTCGATCTCGGAGTTCTTCATCTCGGGGGCGGCGTCGTCGTACTCGTCGTCGAGGCCGCTCGGTTCGGACGGGAAGTGGTCAGTCGTGCCGGACGCGACCGCCCCGTACAAGACCCGTCTCGTCGTCGTGCAGCCGGTGGATCGGAATGACTTTAGCGGCACGGTCATCGTCGAGTGGTTCAACGTAACGTCGGGCCTCGACCAGGCTGTCGACTGGTTGTACACGCACAGGGAGATCATTCGTGAAGGTCACGCCTACGTCGGCGTCTCGGCGCAAGCGGTCGGTGTGAATCAGCTGCTGGAATCGGACCCGGCGCGCTACGGGTCCCTCGGGCACCCTGGTGACAGCTACTCCTACGACATGTACTCGCAGGCCGGCATGGCGGTTCGCGAATGGTCCGCCACGCTCTTGCCCGGCCTCCAAGTGAGATCGTTGATTGCCGACGGAGAGTCGCAGTCAGCTGGCCGATTGACCACGTACGTCAACGCGTTGGCGCCGCTCGTGAACGTCTATGACGGGTACCTGATCCACAGCCGTGGGGGTGGGAGTCCAGCCGTGTCCGTGGCACCGGAGGCCGATGTGCCGGCGCCAGAGACGGTGTTCATCCGTGACGACTTGACGGTGCCCGTTCTCACACTCCAGACCGAGACCGACGTGTTGGGTATCAGCGGGTTCTTGCCCGCCAGGCAACCTGATAACCCTTCCCATCGACTCTGGGAGGTCGCTGGCACCGCACACGTCGACATCTACGTCGCCCAGCAGGCCGGCGACGACACCGGCACGATTGAATCAGATGTCGCGCAGTTCTCGTCGATGACGTCGCCCAGCACCGGCTTCACGGTCGACCTCGGCGGGTCGCCGCTCACCTTGGAATGTCCCCCTGGCCTCAACGCCGGCCAGCAGCACTACGTGATGCTGGCGGCGCTTCACACCCTCATCGAATGGGTCGAAACGGGCGAACAACCAGGCTCGATGCCGCGCCTCGAGGTGGACTCGACGACGACACCACCGTCCTTCGGGATCGACGAAAATGGCAACGTGAAGGGAGGCGTGCGAACGCCCGCAGTCGACGCACCGGTCGCGACGCTGTCCGGTCTCCCCGCCGCCGACGCGGCGGGATTCTGCGTTTTCTTCGGACAGACGGTACCGCTCACGCAGGAACGACTCACAGCGTTGTACCCAACACAGGACGAGTTCGTCCGGAAATGGCGTCAAGCTGCCGCAGATGCCCAGGCCGCGGGCTACCTCTTGCCGGTTGACGCCGCCCGGTTGGCAGAGGTCGTATCGGGCACGCAGTGA
- a CDS encoding site-specific integrase, whose product MRRKYGMGGVYQRGAVWWFYWSDNGRQRFESSRSSSKPAAMAMLAERQSQVKTGRHLEHADRVTLGALLDGALEDYETNERRSMRKARTNAAILRAYFGDVPAQAISSADVRRFSKQERTRDLPAGSYRSNATINARLRLLKKALRLGVRDRRIAHHTSVPLLREPAPRKGFVHDETYDRLMAALPEHLRPVVAIAYETGWRRGVILDRTFDHFDLHRGKNGALRLEPGEGKTGEPVDFPVSAELSAMLKEQIRHAPTGCRWLCYRPDGRKVRDFRGAWATACQTAGVPGLMFHSLRRSAARNLDNAGVPQPVAQEAMGMRTDSVWRRYRIVSDRDRTAMADALDARNRKRHGTDAEARALQEALQSVESPATDEPSDGEAIH is encoded by the coding sequence ATGAGGCGAAAGTACGGGATGGGCGGCGTCTACCAGCGCGGTGCCGTCTGGTGGTTCTACTGGAGCGACAACGGCCGGCAGCGCTTCGAGTCGAGCAGGTCGAGCAGCAAGCCTGCGGCGATGGCGATGCTCGCCGAGCGGCAGAGCCAGGTGAAGACCGGCCGGCACCTCGAGCACGCCGACCGCGTGACGCTCGGGGCTCTACTCGACGGCGCGCTCGAAGACTACGAGACCAACGAGCGCCGCTCGATGCGAAAGGCCCGGACGAACGCAGCCATCCTGCGGGCCTACTTCGGCGACGTGCCGGCGCAGGCAATCAGCTCGGCCGACGTCCGGCGGTTCTCGAAGCAAGAGCGCACTCGAGACCTGCCGGCCGGCAGCTATCGGTCGAACGCCACGATCAACGCGAGGCTTCGCCTGCTGAAGAAGGCACTCCGCCTGGGCGTCCGCGACCGGAGAATCGCCCATCACACGAGCGTCCCGCTCCTACGCGAGCCGGCGCCGCGCAAAGGCTTCGTGCATGACGAGACCTACGACCGTCTCATGGCCGCCCTACCCGAGCACCTCCGGCCCGTCGTCGCGATCGCCTACGAGACGGGATGGCGGCGAGGCGTCATTCTCGACCGGACGTTCGACCACTTCGACCTACACCGCGGGAAGAACGGCGCGCTCCGACTCGAGCCGGGCGAAGGCAAGACCGGCGAGCCCGTAGACTTCCCGGTCTCGGCGGAGCTCTCCGCCATGCTGAAGGAGCAGATCCGCCACGCACCGACCGGCTGTCGGTGGCTGTGCTATCGGCCCGACGGTCGGAAGGTCCGCGACTTCCGCGGCGCGTGGGCGACGGCGTGCCAGACGGCCGGCGTGCCCGGGCTCATGTTCCACTCGCTCCGACGCTCAGCAGCTCGGAATCTCGACAACGCCGGAGTCCCGCAGCCTGTCGCGCAGGAGGCGATGGGCATGCGGACCGACTCCGTGTGGCGACGCTACCGCATCGTCTCCGACCGCGACCGCACGGCGATGGCGGACGCGCTCGATGCCCGGAATCGCAAACGGCATGGCACCGACGCCGAGGCTAGAGCACTACAGGAAGCATTACAATCGGTGGAATCTCCGGCGACCGACGAGCCCTCCGACGGCGAGGCGATCCACTGA
- a CDS encoding enoyl-CoA hydratase/isomerase family protein — protein sequence MSLVRTEIVDGIAQVTIDVTPLPLLNVELFIELFGLLDRLEGEADLRVAVFRSANPDFFLMHADAQALLQMQPSTERPAEPNGGVALFERLRRLSCATIGVLDGAARGGACELLYAMDMRIGSTRAVVGQPEVALGLLPGGGGTVRWAKALGRARALELLLTGRDMDAEEALAVGWLQAVVPPHGLDDEADRLARRIARMPAASITEIKRVVDVALGPIEDAILAETQALARLMAAGQHVEPIRRFLAAGGQTRGPEVDDFQKIVDETTST from the coding sequence GTGAGCTTGGTTCGAACAGAGATCGTCGACGGCATCGCTCAGGTGACGATCGACGTCACTCCTCTCCCGCTGCTCAACGTCGAGCTGTTCATCGAGTTGTTCGGGCTCCTCGATCGACTCGAGGGCGAAGCCGATCTCCGCGTGGCCGTGTTCCGCAGCGCTAATCCGGACTTCTTCCTCATGCACGCAGACGCACAGGCGTTGCTCCAGATGCAGCCCTCGACCGAACGACCAGCCGAGCCCAACGGCGGAGTCGCCTTGTTCGAGCGGCTTCGCCGCTTGTCGTGTGCGACGATCGGCGTGCTCGATGGCGCGGCGCGCGGCGGCGCTTGCGAGCTGTTGTACGCGATGGACATGCGGATCGGGTCGACACGCGCCGTCGTGGGTCAACCCGAGGTGGCGCTGGGCCTGCTTCCCGGCGGTGGAGGCACGGTTCGATGGGCCAAGGCGCTCGGGCGGGCGCGGGCGTTGGAACTGCTCCTCACCGGTCGAGACATGGACGCGGAGGAGGCACTCGCGGTTGGGTGGCTGCAAGCCGTCGTGCCGCCCCATGGCCTCGACGACGAAGCGGACCGGTTGGCCCGGCGGATCGCACGCATGCCCGCGGCATCGATCACCGAGATCAAGCGCGTCGTCGATGTCGCGCTTGGGCCGATCGAGGACGCCATCCTCGCGGAGACGCAAGCCCTGGCTCGGCTGATGGCCGCCGGGCAGCATGTCGAGCCGATCCGTCGCTTTCTGGCCGCAGGTGGCCAGACCCGAGGGCCGGAGGTTGATGACTTCCAGAAGATCGTGGACGAGACCACGTCCACCTGA
- a CDS encoding phosphotransferase, with the protein MLKPDDLDASWFQTALTPQYSGVRVSGAEITKVDEWTNTHVRMKLSFDEAAGAPERVFVKLPPRNVSKARAMGSARMGALEARFYQRLAPVIDLRVPTPHAAIIEEDGGFAIVIEDLRDSGCVPYNAIGVSPDAAAGALEDLAKMHVRYEDPGQRTGNEVSWIAAPAPRRAPDPQRPEKPNVGQILLRRGIDQARDQLNDAYVTVAEFWIDHVAELQALWWDAPHTVIQGDAHPGNLFDDHGRVGFLDWGIISLGDPMRDASYFICLALDTEVRRAHQRELLRHYLDVRRSLGGREIGWDDAWNRHRIHAAYTVPASCQALAVPEDATPNAKKFSALFLQRAVAAVEDLDAPNAIGAFPP; encoded by the coding sequence ATGCTGAAGCCCGACGACCTCGACGCCTCGTGGTTCCAGACGGCCCTCACCCCCCAGTATTCCGGCGTCCGTGTCTCCGGCGCGGAGATCACCAAAGTCGACGAGTGGACGAATACGCACGTTCGAATGAAGCTCTCGTTTGACGAGGCCGCCGGCGCCCCGGAGCGCGTGTTCGTCAAGTTGCCGCCCCGGAACGTCAGCAAGGCGAGGGCGATGGGTTCGGCCCGTATGGGCGCCCTCGAGGCCCGCTTCTACCAGCGGCTGGCGCCGGTCATCGATCTCCGCGTCCCGACCCCCCACGCCGCAATCATCGAGGAAGACGGAGGGTTCGCCATCGTCATCGAGGACCTCCGGGACAGCGGATGCGTCCCCTACAACGCAATCGGCGTCTCCCCCGACGCCGCCGCAGGAGCCCTCGAGGACCTCGCGAAGATGCACGTCCGGTACGAGGATCCAGGGCAACGCACCGGGAATGAAGTTTCCTGGATCGCGGCACCAGCGCCCCGTCGGGCCCCGGACCCACAACGGCCGGAGAAGCCCAACGTCGGCCAGATCCTGCTGCGACGAGGCATCGACCAAGCGCGCGACCAGCTCAACGACGCCTACGTCACGGTCGCAGAGTTCTGGATCGACCATGTGGCCGAACTTCAGGCCCTGTGGTGGGACGCACCGCACACCGTCATCCAGGGCGACGCGCACCCCGGGAACCTCTTCGACGATCACGGACGCGTAGGCTTCCTCGACTGGGGGATCATCTCGCTCGGCGACCCGATGCGCGACGCCTCCTACTTCATCTGCCTCGCACTCGATACCGAGGTGCGCCGCGCACACCAGCGGGAACTCCTGCGCCACTACCTCGACGTCCGCCGCTCGCTCGGTGGACGAGAGATCGGATGGGACGACGCGTGGAACCGCCACCGAATTCACGCGGCCTATACCGTGCCGGCCAGTTGCCAGGCGCTGGCCGTACCCGAGGACGCCACACCGAACGCCAAGAAGTTCTCCGCCTTGTTCCTTCAGCGGGCCGTGGCCGCCGTCGAGGACCTCGATGCCCCGAACGCCATCGGGGCCTTCCCGCCCTGA